The Microtus ochrogaster isolate Prairie Vole_2 chromosome 4, MicOch1.0, whole genome shotgun sequence nucleotide sequence ACTTTACCCTAACACACTTCTCCTTCCTTTGGGGCTGGGGTTGAAGAGGTTAAGGGACAAGAACCAGATCCCTGTCTTATCAAATTCATCTGTCATCCAGTTCCTTATTTctaagtcacacacacaaaagacaaagtCAGAATCAAATTGGCTGTTTATTCACATATTTCACAGAAAAAGGAGGTTTAGTTATCAGTGTAGCGCTGTCTGAGAAACTCCGGGTTGGTCCACACTGTTTGCACCTCTGAGCTtcactgtcctctgtcctcccatCAGGCACAGCACGTGCACTTGTCAGAGGCCCCTTTGCAGACACAGCCCTGGGCACACTTGGAGCAGCCCacagggcagcaggagcagcagcctagaaacaaaggagaggaagaggtcaGAGCTGGTGTCCTAGGCCCTCCTGTCACACAGGCCCTGCTGAAGACCTGCTTCTTGCCCAacaagatgggggaggggttgtcTTGGGAGCTGTAGGGCATAGTGCTTGGAGAAAGAGCTGAACTGCCCTGGGCAGCAAAGGACCTTTCTCAGAGCCAGCTCTCTGTGGGTTCCGGCTGAACCTTAGCCCCCACCCCAGCTATCCTTCCCCACTCACTCTTCTTGCAGGAGGTGCACTTGCAGTCTTTGCAGCCACAGGAGCTGGAGCAGGTGCAGGAGCTGCCTGCAGAGGAGAAAAATACAGCAGTGAATAGAGAGTCATGCAGTGTCCCAGCAGGGCCAACACTATGTGCCCAGCTCAGTTCACTAAATCCTATTAGGACCCAAGGAAGCCTAGTCtccttctcacagggcagggcttGAGTCTTTAATTCCTGAGTCCCAGTGATCCCTCACTTCTCTTCTTGTCTAGACAATTTATAATACGTTCAATAATGCCGGGGCCCAACCCAGATGCCCCCACTACCTGGGTGATCAGGAGCTAGACATTTGTGTGACTAAATACTGCCTGCAGCCCTGACAAAGCAGCCGTTCTGACAATATTCATACTCCAAGGATAG carries:
- the LOC101996359 gene encoding metallothionein-1, coding for MDPNCACSTGSSCTCSSSCGCKDCKCTSCKKSCCSCCPVGCSKCAQGCVCKGASDKCTCCA